The following coding sequences lie in one Trypanosoma brucei gambiense DAL972 chromosome 7, complete sequence genomic window:
- a CDS encoding T. brucei spp.-specific protein, with product MSFSMNTVTHSPHSLGSQHNVMTASPFVTPAYVDALDHLSTKLRIPGSAVEPTNAMYDDGLVPGVCRLYMEGRCRQGSRCFQVHANPEVVEKLRQEALEQPTCCFFHGAPCTSSGLPLNLQVNVGGTSITLPRMNSTNCLWSAYAERGDSTLDLPREKVCREHRRGLCRFGEECGFLHICREIAFVGEDASSTGSGLHHSRTSASASPLGSGRKRQVPNSSFGSPPFMQSTSSRDSQCSRKRSFDPNAPDWCNGGYPQRGGRYADDGGVGFFPPQANSCPPAANYPYWPPYGDMTHVHYGHGLSYSNSYMGPGMEQQHPHSFSRTCQSFSHHQVCENVGAGASMFGGPLLRPLANAPRRNTGSVRHNPYGATSLGQ from the coding sequence CGTCATGACGGCTTCACCTTTCGTCACCCCAGCGTATGTGGATGCTCTCGATCATCTTAGCACAAAATTACGCATTCCTGGTTCCGCCGTAGAGCCAACAAATGCCATGTATGATGACGGACTTGTGCCTGGTGTTTGCAGACTTTACATGGAAGGCCGATGCCGTCAGGGCTCGCGGTGTTTTCAAGTTCACGCCAATCCGgaagtggtggagaaacTTCGGCAAGAGGCACTTGAGCAACCAacgtgttgtttctttcatggCGCCCCGTGTACCTCCAGTGGACTTCCGCTGAATTTACAAGTAAATGTTGGTGGTACCTCCATTACTCTTCCCCGTATGAATTCAACAAATTGCCTGTGGAGTGCGTACGCAGAGCGCGGTGACAGTACTTTGGATTTGCCGAGGGAAAAAGTGTGTCGTGAGCACCGGCGTGGATTGTGTCGCTTCGGTGAGGAATGCGGTTTCCTGCACATTTGCCGGGAAATAGCTTTTGTTGGAGAGGACGCCTCAAGCACGGGATCTGGTCTCCATCACTCGCGTACTTCCGCTTCCGCCTCGCCATTGGGAAGTGGAAGGAAACGACAAGTGCCTAACAGTTCTTTTGGTTCCCCTCCATTCATGCAAAGCACCAGCAGTCGTGATTCGCAGTGCTCAAGAAAGCGAAGTTTTGACCCCAATGCGCCTGATTGGTGTAATGGCGGCTACCCTCAAAGAGGAGGGCGTTATGCCGATGATGGCGGTGttggtttctttcctcctcaagCCAACAGTTGTCCTCCTGCTGCCAATTACCCGTATTGGCCTCCATACGGTGACATGACTCACGTACATTATGGCCATGGCCTTTCCTACAGTAATTCATACATGGGACCAGGAATGGAAcaacagcatccacacagttTTTCTCGTACATGTCAATCCTTCAGTCATCATCAGGTATGTGAAAATGTGGGCGCTGGTGCTTCAATGTTTGGCGGGCCATTACTTCGACCATTGGCCAATGCACCTCGCCGTAACACGGGAAGTGTGAGACACAATCCATACGGCGCAACTTCTTTAGGGCAGTGA
- a CDS encoding GMP synthase, putative, protein MSVQQESVTECVVILDAGSQYGKVIDRKVRELRVESRVMPLDTPTDILRSDPSIKGIIISGGPSSISDADAPSYNTDLFSVGKPLLGICYGVQLLTRAFGGKVGCAGVREDGQDEITVDTNSPIFHGLSNKEKVLLTHGDSITEAGPHLKVTARSSAHIIAAVQHESLPLFGVQFHPEVELTENGVQILKNFLTFCGCKFTFTMEDREEKALRLIRERTTQGQKVLCLASGGVDSTVCAVLLLKALGPERVVCIHIDHGFMRLNESQEVVAALRAAGVNVTLIDATKQFSEATTEFPAKRGKGAYQTGKLCEAIDPEEKRVIIGNTFMSVCDAAVKDLNLDVNNLLLAQGTLRPDLIESGSAYASKVADAIKTHHNDTAVVRQLRAEGRIIEPLCDYHKDEVRELGTRLGIPTHLVQRQPFPGPGLAIRVLCSDGSLFKDEHYARTEENVRAVCAGDERFELLKPLCKELRSLEPASCILPIRTVGVQGDGRTYAYAAALSIGRLPNKEEWNSLGRLALVIPKLTSNVNRIVFMFGPKRTEAPLKATKSSLVPEVLDKLRLADDTVNRALIKYGLVRRLSQVPVVLLPIGFEEKGPFSVVIRPFITNDFMTGVPAAPGSADMPLEALKEIVETLQGFDFISRVMYDLTGKPPGTTEWE, encoded by the coding sequence ATGTCAGTTCAACAGGAGTCGGTAACGGAGTGTGTTGTCATTCTTGATGCTGGTTCTCAATACGGTAAGGTGATTGACAGGAAGGTGCGGGAACTTCGCGTCGAGTCTCGAGTGATGCCACTGGATACCCCCACTGATATCCTTCGTAGTGATCCCTCAATTAAGGGAATTATCATCAGTGGTGGGCCGAGTTCCATCAGTGACGCCGATGCGCCATCGTATAACACGGACCTCTTCTCAGTTGGAAAACCTTTGCTGGGTATTTGTTATGGCGTGCAGTTGCTCACGCGAGCATTCGGTGGTAAAGTTGGTTGTGCGGGAGTACGGGAGGATGGCCAAGATGAGATAACCGTTGATACCAACTCACCCATTTTCCATGGTCTttcaaataaagaaaaggtactTCTCACGCATGGCGACTCCATCACAGAAGCGGGGCCGCATCTGAAGGTGACGGCGCGAAGTAGCGCACACATCATCGCCGCGGTCCAACATGAGAGTCTTCCGCTGTTTGGTGTACAGTTCCACCCCGAGGTGGAGCTTACAGAGAACGGAGTTcaaattttgaaaaacttTTTAACATTTTGTGGCTGTAAATTTACATTTACAATGGAGGATAGGGAGGAGAAGGCCCTGCGCCTGATTCGTGAGCGCACTACTCAGGGTCAAAAAGTTTTGTGTCTCGCTTCAGGGGGTGTAGACAGTACAGTTTGtgctgtgctgctgctgaaagCGCTTGGACCGGAGCGAGTGGTATGCATACACATTGACCATGGATTTATGCGGCTTAATGAAAGCCAAGAGGTTGTGGCGGCGCTGAGAGCCGCTGGTGTTAACGTAACGCTGATTGATGCAACCAAACAATTTTCTGAAGCAACGACGGAATTCCCAGCGAAGCGTGGCAAAGGGGCGTACCAAACGGGAAAACTCTGTGAGGCGATAGACCCTGAGGAGAAGCGTGTCATCATTGGTAACACATTCATGTCTGTGTGTGATGCAGCGGTGAAGGATCTTAATTTGGACGTGAATAACCTGTTACTCGCTCAAGGAACCTTGAGACCTGACTTGATCGAGTCGGGTTCGGCCTACGCCAGTAAGGTGGCGGATGCAATAAAAACGCACCACAATGATACGGCAGTTGTGCGGCAACTGAGAGCGGAGGGTCGAATCATCGAACCACTTTGCGACTACCATAAGGATGAGGTGCGGGAACTGGGTACTCGACTCGGCATTCCAACTCACTTAGTGCAGCGCCAACCTTTTCCCGGGCCCGGTTTGGCTATTCGTGTTTTATGCAGCGACGGATCACTCTTTAAGGACGAGCACTACGCTCGAACAGAAGAAAACGTTCGGGCCGTGTGCGCTGGTGATGAGCGTTTCGAACTGTTAAAGCCACTCTGCAAGGAATTGCGTAGCCTCGAACCTGCAAGCTGCATTTTACCAATCCGAACGGTGGGCGTGCAGGGCGACGGCAGGACATATGCCTACGCTGCGGCACTTTCCATCGGTCGCCTTCCAAATAAAGAAGAGTGGAACTCCCTTGGGCGTCTTGCATTGGTTATTCCAAAGTTAACGTCAAATGTTAACCGTATcgtgtttatgtttggaCCTAAACGAACTGAGGCACCGTTGAAAGCGACCAAGTCATCTCTTGTCCCTGAGGTGCTGGACAAACTTCGGCTTGCGGATGACACCGTTAACCGTGCCTTAATTAAATATGGACTTGTGAGGCGGCTCAGCCAAGTGCCTGTGGTACTATTACCCATAGGTTTTGAGGAAAAGGGTCCCTTCAGTGTTGTGATAAGGCCTTTTATTACAAATGATTTCATGACTGGTGTCCCAGCGGCTCCGGGATCAGCCGATATGCCATTGGAGGCTCTTAAGGAAATTGTAGAGACTTTGCAGGGATTTGACTTCATATCACGCGTTATGTATGATCTCACGGGGAAACCGCCGGGGACGACGGAATGGGAATAA
- a CDS encoding mRNA cap methyltransferase-like protein,putative: MESTSSLSDLHKYAERRFGRSLLIPVDEEFVKAVHSPVPSEASEVAPAVDFVEAYRNLVSRNLQRKRTANNAPTSPASSGVPKFIYAHAAEAVVGTRVGEFMGPLCSPLRKSHASMLRSAPYFVTEKSDGTRVVLVSLIAPLGPSWSIEDKNGGDVLLKHVGRLDDVVALEEARQQLCQENTAQVGDLHQKIHLSFGHFAVERWHEKSSYGTVELFALRCCENGSSSSQGGGDVIRAERLIGKRHMAYCFDRSMDYAYLLLEEHAVPSLHSFVVDAELMVPIQKGSARLLLGCFDVFRYVIVGESAPRDVVLTRAHTSARHAALRKDIIEPMEEFQRGTVGVPLLRIFAKEMFPLNKFGDCVLRLRCGESANHIGGVVYLYDGPYGWTKSDGFIFTPEKFDILQGASKTQLKWKWPSMLSVDWSLTAFEGQNNFFVVDSFFRKKRFGHQPDSCGHVRLSSKMSLLNPFSLPIPTRGSVVAECVFDRVQKCWSIERLRNDKAEANSIVTIISVMESLVEDITLSTLFDLIGLNDTSLPSEKVHELESAADMVNRGGERGSTAAIQDVEEKHEKKRCQFTLRATQLQAQGEHEIHLYWGVRLPSEKAHVPCIHCKVSECTGFGFACPAEDPTSRLREYLYIALANAGGSCAWSDFTVEAVFNGGTGRWNIASMQPNGDNKRSTCVGVIHHLQWLLQRGVDSASPESAETPERVIPLHLQGVERPAALQVEQVNAHYACKTKELSTGKNRSILRHYNNWIKGVLISTSVSYLRSNNKGGEFDNDGMVVADLCSGRGGDLHKWRAHQPKLLFMTDCCLEAVAEAAARYSITKGLSIKVVPHDKNPPGIRAQFCVLDVFDEKGSLVTKLEEFLKQCHDGGKLDVVSCQFSIHYGCSNEERVRVFLSAVSSTLKSGGIFIGTTVSDTELLRRLRQYGTTFGNGIYTVRFPTDAVPNDSFGVEYSVSFESSVSEMPEYVVPWNRFVNLCGAYNLQLVESFGFVEYGDMHYNSALGQELRDASMNGGRRDSDGHLRLRLSPDEAEAAGLFRTFLFVKI; the protein is encoded by the coding sequence ATGGAATCGACGAGTTCACTTTCGGATCTACACAAATACGCTGAAAGGCGTTTTGGCCGATCGCTGTTAATACCCGTAGACGAGGAGTTTGTTAAGGCAGTTCATTCACCAGTTCCCTCAGAAGCAAGTGAAGTCGCACCCGCTGTTGATTTCGTGGAGGCGTACAGAAATTTAGTGTCGCGTAATCTCCAACGAAAGCGAACTGCGAATAACGCTCCGACTTCGCCTGCTTCATCAGGTGTTCCCAAATTTATTTATGCACACGCGGCTGAAGCTGTCGTCGGCACTCGTGTGGGTGAATTCATGGGGCCGTTGTGTTCACCCTTGCGAAAGTCTCACGCGAGTATGCTGCGGTCTGCACCATATTTTGTTACAGAGAAAAGCGATGGCACGCGAGTTGTACTCGTTTCGCTGATTGCCCCTTTAGGCCCCTCTTGGAGTATTGAAGACAAGAATGGCGGTGATGTCCTTCTCAAACACGTAGGACGGTTGGATGATGTCGTGGCTTTGGAGGAAGCTAGGCAACAATTGTGCCAAGAAAACACCGCACAAGTGGGTGACCTACACCAGAAAATCCACCTTTCTTTCGGTCACTTCGCTGTGGAACGATGGCATGAGAAGTCATCTTATGGCACCGTTGAGTTGTTTGCTCTGAGGTGTTGTGAAAATGGTTCATCGTCGTCACAAGGAGGTGGTGACGTCATTAGAGCTGAGCGGCTCATTGGGAAGCGCCACATGGCATACTGCTTTGACAGATCTATGGACTACGCTTATCTTTTGCTGGAGGAGCACGCCGTCCCCTCACTCCATTCCTTTGTGGTTGATGCAGAGCTGATGGTCCCCATACAAAAGGGGTCTGCGAGGTTGCTTCTTGGATGTTTTGATGTATTTCGGTATGTCATAGTAGGCGAAAGTGCCCCACGTGATGTGGTGCTGACACGAGCCCACACATCAGCGCGGCATGCAGCACTCAGGAAGGACATTATTGAACCCATGGAAGAGTTCCAGCGTGGGACAGTTGGGGTACCGCTACTGCGCATCTTCGCGAAGGAAATGTTTCCCTTGAATAAATTCGGCGACTGTGTTCTGCGGCTTCGATGCGGAGAGAGCGCCAACCACATAGGTGGCGTGGTCTATCTCTACGATGGCCCTTACGGGTGGACGAAGAGTGAtggttttattttcactCCAGAGAAGTTCGATATCTTACAGGGTGCCAGCAAGACGCAGCTCAAGTGGAAGTGGCCCTCCATGCTTTCCGTCGACTGGAGCCTAACAGCGTTCGAAGGACAAAATAACTTCTTCGTGGTTGACTCCTTCTTCCGCAAGAAAAGGTTCGGACACCAACCTGACAGCTGTGGTCATGTGCGTCTTTCTTCCAAAATGAGTCTACTCAACCCGTTTTCCCTGCCCATTCCCACCAGAGGCTCTGTAGTGGCAGAGTGCGTATTTGACCGGGTGCAGAAGTGTTGGTCTATTGAACGCCTGCGCAATGACAAAGCCGAAGCCAACTCTATTGTAACCATTATTTCGGTGATGGAAAGCCTAGTGGAGGACATAACTCTTAGCACCCTTTTCGACCTCATTGGGCTTAACGATACGTCACTTCCGTCTGAGAAGGTGCATGAATTGGAGAGCGCAGCCGATATGGTTAATCGCGGCGGCGAAAGGGGTAGTACGGCTGCGATTCAAGATGTCGAGGAAAAgcacgaaaaaaagaggtgccAGTTTACGCTCCGTGCCACACAACTGCAGGCGCAGGGTGAGCATGAAATTCACCTTTACTGGGGCGTACGCTTACCGTCGGAGAAGGCGCATGTGCCGTGCATCCACTGCAAGGTTAGTGAGTGCACAGGCTTTGGTTTTGCTTGCCCTGCAGAGGATCCTACATCACGGCTGAGGGAATACCTATATATAGCGCTTGCTAATGCCGGTGGTAGCTGTGCGTGGTCCGACTTCACAGTGGAGGCAGTATTTAACGGCGGGACGGGGCGGTGGAATATTGCGTCAATGCAACCTAATGGGGACAACAAGAGGTCGACATGTGTGGGTGTCATTCACCATTTGCAGTGGCTTCTTCAGCGAGGGGTCGACAGCGCTTCGCCAGAGTCAGCTGAGACTCCTGAAAGAGTCATACCACTGCACCTACAGGGAGTAGAGCGACCTGCAGCTTTACAAGTGGAGCAAGTAAATGCACATTACGCTTGCAAAACGAAGGAACTATCAACGGGAAAGAATCGTAGCATTCTACGGCATTACAACAACTGGATAAAAGGCGTACTGATTAGCACCTCTGTTTCTTACCTGAGGTCAAATAATAAGGGCGGTGAGTTCGACAACGATGGTATGGTGGTGGCTGACCTGTGTTCGGGTCGCGGTGGGGACCTTCACAAGTGGAGGGCTCACCAACCGAAGCTGCTGTTCATGACGGACTGTTGCTTGGAAGCGGTGGCGGAGGCTGCTGCACGCTACTCCATTACCAAGGGATTAAGTATAAAGGTTGTTCCTCACGACAAGAACCCTCCTGGGATACGGGCCCAATTCTGTGTGTTGGATGTGTTCGATGAGAAGGGTTCTTTGGTTACCAAGCTTGAGGAGTTCCTGAAACAGTGCCATGATGGCGGGAAGTTGGATGTTGTATCGTGTCAGTTTTCCATTCACTACGGTTGTAGCAACGAGGAAAGAGTTCGAGTGTTCCTTTCAGCcgtttcttccactttgAAGAGTGGTGGCATATTCATTGGAACTACGGTAAGTGACACTGAACTACTACGTCGTCTGCGACAGTATGGGACAACATTCGGTAACGGAATCTACACTGTGCGATTTCCCACGGATGCGGTTCCTAATGACTCATTTGGAGTGGAATATTCGGTGTCGTTTGAGAGTAGCGTGAGTGAGATGCCCGAATACGTGGTGCCGTGGAACCGCTTTGTCAACCTCTGTGGGGCATATAACCTTCAGCTCGTGGAATCTTTTGGGTTTGTGGAGTACGGCGACATGCACTATAACTCAGCATTGGGACAGGAACTTCGGGATGCATCGATGAACGGGGGAAGACGCGATAGTGATGGCCACTTGCGGCTGCGGTTATCACCAGACGAGGCTGAGGCAGCAGGACTCTTCAGAACCTTCTTGTTCGTCAAGATTTGA